DNA sequence from the Deltaproteobacteria bacterium genome:
CAGGCGTAGGTGAATCGGACGCATGCTCGTACATATGGGTAAAGATGTCCGCGAGGTCCTGTTCACTGGCGGCACTCCACTCCTCTTTGCAGCCGAATTCGCTGAAGTTCTTTTGGTTGAAAATGGCCTCCCATTCGGCCTGGGTGTGGTCATCCGGGTTGAGCCTGGGTTTGGGGGAATCTATCTCGCCCCGTTCATGACAGGCCTTCCAGACTTTGCGATAGAGGTATTTTCCTTTGCGTTTATTGCCTTTTTCCATGGCCAAACCGGCGCTCACGAAACAGACGGAAAGCAGAACGGCTATAAAAATCAATACGATCTTGTTTTTCACTTTCATTTCCTCCTTATTTTATTCTTATTGGGTTCGTTGCTCGATCTCTTCAGCCAACCAACCAGTAGCAACCTGTATGCCATTCGGTCGGTTATTATGATAACTGCTTGTTATAACTTATTATATAGGATGTATCCGCCTCGAG
Encoded proteins:
- a CDS encoding cytochrome c family protein is translated as MKVKNKIVLIFIAVLLSVCFVSAGLAMEKGNKRKGKYLYRKVWKACHERGEIDSPKPRLNPDDHTQAEWEAIFNQKNFSEFGCKEEWSAASEQDLADIFTHMYEHASDSPTPAKCN